From the genome of uncultured Methanobacterium sp.:
TCAGTACGCTGATAAAATCAGGACTATTGGAAAAAATCCAACATGGAACTTATTGCCTCAGTGAAGATGGTAAAAAATACATTAAAACTATTGGAAATACTTTCAAAACCAGCCAAATGATTGGAGAACAAAGGAAAATATCAGAACAAAGGAAAAATCTTTCACTGACTTTTTTAGAACGTAAGAAAAGGAAAAATTAAATTAAATATGAGTTTTACAAGTATGTTCAAATTATCCCCATAAAAATTATCCCATTAAGATGTTCAGGCAATTATCTAACTAGGAAATATTTAGCCCATTCAAACTGGAAATAAAAAATAAAAAAATAAAAATTACTCGGTAATATCGTACAATATTTTCATGGCCTTGGTGAATGGAGGGTTACCAGAAGTTAAAAGAACCACCCTTAGTACATCAACAATTTCATCCCGAGTTATATCAAATTCCTTCATGGCACTCATCATCTGCTTCTTCATTGCCCGGTCATCTGAAGCGGCAGCGGTTATCCCCAGTGCAATCAGTTTCTGTGTACGGTAGTCTAATACTTTTCCAGTGTAAGCTGCATTATTAAGCTCAACTACTGCTTTAAAGATATCAGGATAGTCTTTTTTAACATGAGCCATTCCTTTACCATAAAAAACGTCTTCTTTCATCTTTTTCCCTCCGAATATACTCTTTATCACCTTTAAATTATGTTATTTTTTTCATATATAAGTTCCGAATTTTCTTAAAATGATTTTCTTCAGCTTGAAAATGATTCTTTCCATTTAAAATAACACCCTTCAATCATTCTTCACCACCTATAAAATCCATGAAAAACAAAAATTAAAGTCATGTCATTCTTGACATTCATCCCCAAAAACTCCTTGCACATACCTAGCACCAACTGAATCAAGTATTATGAATTTTAGACAAAATAGAAATGTTAGAATGCCCTAAAATTGTTAGAACCCCCTAAGAAAACTTTTATAACGTACAAATCCAAATTTAACATTTACATAGCTTGTAAAGGGATGAATAAGATAAACACAAAATTTGGAAACAAAATAAAGTAAAATGGAATAGTTATTTGAAAAAAATGGGATAAATTGTAGTTTCTAAAGAAAATGAGACGAAATTTAGGATGAAAGAAAATTGGAAAAAAATAAATTAGAACTCTTAATTTATTAAAAAATCAAATTTGAAAGAGGAAATTCAGATTAAAAGTGTTGTAAAGAAATGGAGCGAATATAATGTCGTTTTTAGGTTTGATTGTTAAAAATCCATTCCGTAACAAGACCAGAACTGCGCTGGCTGTGGTGGGGATTGCCATTGGTATTGCCACCATTGTGGCTCTGGGGATTATCACTGATGGATTGAAATCTTCTACAGAGGAAACTTTAAAAGCTGGAGGAGCAGATTTCACGGTTGTGGAGACCAATGTATCAGATATGTTTCTCAGTGAGATAGATGAATCGTACGTTAATAAAATAAAAGAGGTTGAGGGGGTGAATGATGCTGTGGGGATCCTGACTGCCATACAACCAGTGGGAGATAATCCTTATTTTGTTATTATAGGTATTGACCCGACAAAATTAGCCATGAGTGGAATAAAAATTACAAATGGGACGGAATTTTCTTCTCCAGATGCTAAAGAAGTGCTAATTGGTAAAGTTGGTGCCCAAAAGTTAAACAAGACTGTGGGAGACACCATAACCCTGGGTAAAGAGGATTACAAAGTTGTGGGAGTATTTGAAACCGGTGACCTGCAGCAGGATGGAGGTACCTATATGTCCCTCAAGAATGTCCAGGCAATTGAGGAAAAAGAGGGTAAAGTCACCATGATCTACGTTAAGATCAAAAATAACGCCAATGTGGATGAAATAACCCAATCCATTGAAGATAAATATGGTAAGGACATCAACACCATAGCATCACTGGAAGACCTGCAAAGCGTTGACCAGGGTTTAAACACCATAGACACAGCTTCATGGGCGATTTCACTCTTGGCCATTGTCATAGGTGGAATTGGTGTGATAAACACCATGATCATGTCAGTATATGAACGTACCCGAGAAATAGGTGTCTTAAAAGCAGTGGGTTGGAAGAATAGAAGAATTTTATCAATGATACTGGGAGAATCCATAGTACTGACCCTGGCTGCAGGGGTAGTGGGAATATTCATGGGACTGGTGGCTATCCAGGTGCTCATGGCACTGGGAATGAGCGGATTCATACAACCCGTGTACTCTCCTGACGTGTTCATACGGGGCCTTTTAGTAGCCCTTATAGTCGGTCTTATTGGAGGATTTTATCCGGCCTACCGGGCCAGTCGCTTACCACCAACCGAGGCGTTGCGCTATGAATGATGAGAACATCGTGGAGATTAAAAATCTCAAAAAAGGTTTTGACAAAGGCAAGATAACCGCCCTGAACGGTATTGATCTTACCATCAAAAAAGGTGAATTTGTTTCCATTATAGGACCATCTGGTTCCGGGAAATCCACCCTCCTTAACATGATCGGAGCCCTGGACCGGCCAGATGAAGGTACCATAAAGGTGGCGGGCTACGATCTTAAGGGTAAGAAGGATCTCAGTGAATTTCGTTCCAGGGAAATTGGCTTCATTTTCCAGCTCCACAACCTGATCCCCAACCTCAGTGTGGTGGAAAATGTGGAAATACCCATGTTTGAAAGTGGCCTATCAGGTAAGAAAATGAGAGAAAAAGCTTTGATACTACTGGATTATATGAATCTCTCGGATAAAGTTAAAAGAAAGCCCACTGAGCTTTCTGGTGGTGAAAGGCAGAGGGTGGCCATTGCCCGATCCCTGGCCAATAATCCATCCATAATCCTGGCAGATGAACCCACCGGGTCCCTGGACTCTAAAAATGGTGAGATGATCCTTAAACGCCTGAAGGATCTCCATGATAAAGAGGAGGTCACCTTAATCATGGTCACTCATGACCTGAAAGTGGCTAATCTGGCAGAAAGGACAATTGAGGTCTTAGATGGGAAAATAAAGATATAATAAGGCATGATAAAGATTTAATAAAGGTCTAAAGGTCTATAAAATAAGGACTGGAATTTCTAGATGAATTCCTTTAGATAATTCCTTTAGATAAATCATTATTTTCCTTTATTATTTTCTATTTTTTAATTCTCTATATTATATCCTAAATTCTGTACTATACTAAATTCTATACTAAATTCACGATATTTATACTAAAAAAATCTTAGTTTGATTAATAAGGTATTATAATGGGCCCTTATCAGGATGCCCTTCCCTCATTCCCATTCCTGCTTCTTTTTCCAGGGCTCCCTTCTTGAAGAACATTTTAACCAGGTTCTGGGCGTGTTCACGGGCACGGTTATCTGCCAAGAATTTAAGGTCCTTCTCATCAACCCCCTCATCTTCGTGGACGAATACTTCCAGGATATGAGTGTTGGTCATGAGCTGGGCCTGTATTAGTCCAGTGGATGCTTCATGGGCACAGGTTTTATCCATTACTTCAGGTCCGGGCATACCCAGGGCCATGACCACTTCACAACCCTCTTCTTCAATAAGTTTTTTACAGGCCACTGGAAGGTCCTTGACCCCAGGGACTGTTCTTCGGATTATTTGATTATTAGCCACGTGTTGTTTTATCTCATTTATGGCGGCAGAGGCCATGTCGTAACGGGCAAAAGTAGTATCGCAGATTCCAATTTTCATTTTATCACGCTGATGGTTATAAGATAAGTACGAGTTAGATATTTTCTCTTTGCATATTTCTTGGTACTGGCTTTATATGAATATTTTGTAAAATGACCAAAAAATTATTGAACAGCTATTTCATTGAATGTAAAAATAGTTTCGAATGTAAAAATAGTTTCCCTAATTTTAATTAACCATGTGATATTAAAAAAGGTTCTAAAAAGGTTCTAAAAAGGTTCTGAAAAGGTTCTGAAAAGGTAAAAAGACTATTGTAATAATAAAAAAAGTCTGAAAAGGCAAATTAGGTAAAAAATGTAGGTTGTAGGGGATTTACTACAATCCAAATGATTTCTTTAATAATTCCACATTGACGTATCCTGCACGGAATAGTTCTCCAGTGGTAAGATCGTTAATTACCACTTCTGCTGGTGCGAACATTCCCTTATCGATTTTGAAGAAGTCAAAATTGGCTTCTTTAAAGACATCGTAGAATGGTTTTCCATATCCATCAGCAGCAGAGGAAGGTAAATTCTCGGCCAGTGATTTCAGATCATCCTTGGTTTCAGATTCAATGTAGTAGTAAGTTCGGCCACCGAATAAAACTGCATCGTTGGTTTTTCCCATGGCTTTTAAGCCGTCAGGGTCCACAGGAGCTATTGGAGCTATTCCTGCTGCGTGTTTGACCTTGTTAACATCAAAGTGCAGGGCTTCAAGCATCTTGTAGGTTCCGTTTTCTACTACTCTTCCTGCTATCTGGATAGAACCAACCAGAGATGATGTTGGGGCCACCAGGGCGTAAACATTCTCAGGTGCAACTTTACATTCTTTAGCAACATAATCCAGGACATCTGCTCCAGGGAGTTTGTCTGATTCCAGGGTTATGATGGCCAGGTCTGCATCATCCATGTAACCGATTTCTTCATAGGTTTCTTCAGGTTTTAAGGCCAGTGCTCTTGCCGGGCCTGAGCCCAGGGCAAAGAAGTCACCCACACTGACAGACCATCCAGCTTTCTGTGATCCCAGGGTTGAAATAGCTGGCTGGTGTGTTTTTATCTTTACTGAGGGTAATGCTAAGCCTTCAGAGAGGTCTCCAGGGATGGATATTCCCACTTCAGCCAGTCCACCCAGACAAACTTTAGTATAAAGTTCTCCTGCTTTAAAACTTCCAGTTACATTGACTCCAGCATCTATAACTGTTGAACCGTTTTCCAGTTTGTGAACTGCAATATTAAGGTCTTCTGCATTCTCAATCATTAAGTCTACTGTTTTTTTAGCTTCTAAATTGACACTTACCATCTGATCATCTCCAATGAAAGCAAGATCCAATGGACATTGTAAAAATTATCCATTAAATTCCTTTAATCTACCGGGAGTTTTAAGTTTTTTTATTTGGTTTTCATATATCAAAAAAAATTGTGAAAAAAATTAAGTTAAACTCATCAATTTAAACTAGTTAAGAGCCAGTTACACCCTTAATGCCTCTTCAAAGTTCACCTGGTATATATGGGCACTGATTGAGTGTATGGTAAGGCTTCCCACTTCCACCCCTACTTCCCCTGCAACGTACCTGGAAAGGTGAGTTAATCCCACTGCGTTGGGGAACCATGCCCCGTAGATATCATGGGAACGCCAGAGTCCGGTGGTGTGAAGTTTCCCTTCCCTGATTTTAAAGTCCACCAGGATCATACAGGGCACTTCCTCGCTTTGAGTGTCAGTAGGAGGGTCCCAGGTAACAGATATAGCCCTTCGAGATTCTTTACAATTTTTAAGACGCCTGATGGCTTCACCTATCTGGTCGATCCCCTCAAAATGTTTTCTTAACCGGTTTCCATAGGTATAAACGAATCCCTGTTTATCATCACTCAGGAATTGTTCAGCATATATCTCCAGTTTCTCCCCACTCCAGAAGTAACCCTTGGGAATTTCCAGTTCCAGTGGTCGGTTCATGGTGACCACGGTGTTTCGAAGTTCCAGTGTTAGGGATCCTCTTTCATCCTTTATTTCAGAACCTTTCTGCATTACCCTCTTAACCAGTGTTTCCCATCCATTTTTTATGGTGGATGTTTTAATCAGGATAGCCATCCAGCTGCCTCCGTCATGTTTTTCAGTTTCTGATAAGCCGCCTCTTCTGGCAGCATACGCATTCCACAGTCCGGGTCAACAATCATGTTTTCTGCTCCAATAATTTCTACTCCTTTTTCAAGTAAGGTGCGAATTTCCTCTGGACTTTCCACCAGTTCAGTTTTGGTGTCAACACATCCAAAACCAATTTTCTTACCCTTAAGATCCGTGTTCTGGAGAATTTTAAGGTTCTTTTCTATTCCGGCAAATTCACAGTCAATTATGTCCACCGGGAATTTCAGGAGTTCTCCTAACACCTGACTTACATCCCCACATACATGCATGGACAGGGGCACTTTCAAACCCTTTTGAGCTATTTTTATGGCCTGGTAGGCAGTTTTAATATTTACCATCCCAGTGGAGAGGAATGGTTCGTCGAATTGTATCATAGCTGCACCTGCCTTTTCCAAGTATTTGGCCTCACGGTTAAGGGCATGTGCCATGTCAAGGATTGCTTTATCACGTTTTTCCAGGGTGTAGAATCCCTCCATTCGTGATGATAAGACCAGTGTGGTGGGGCCAGTGATAATTCCTTTAACACCCCTGACATCTTCATTGAATCTATCCGCAATGAACACAGGTTTAAATGCCTTGAACTCTTCAGATATGCCTCTTGCAGTTTTTAAGGCAATTTTAATATCTTCTGCACCTATTGAATGGTTGATTGGGAGTATTTTACCCTTGATCTTGGATGTTCCTTCTTCCCAGGCCATTCCAGTAATGTCCCTGGCAAATATTTCTACCATATCTCCCCGTACCTGTCCAGTGGATATGAGGTTCACCCCAGCTTTTACCTGTTCGGTGACAGCAAACTCCACAGCAGCATGGTAAGGGTCGTAACTTCCCAGAAAAGAAGATATTCTGGAAGAAAGTGATGAGGGTTCCTTTGGGGGTGCAGGGTAACTTCCAACTACAGTGGTTAACATTTCAATCCTCGTTGTATGGTTTTATGGTTGTAATAATCTTATTTGATAATCTTATTTGATGGTTTTTTTTGTTCCTTAACGTATTTTTTATTCCCTAAATAGATATATTCAATCACTGAATATGGCTCTTTCAATATATAAAATGCAATACTCAATCCTGCCGTCCATTATATCCATCCATTATATAATAATGTAAGAGCATAAAATAAAACACAAAAAAGGAAGATATACTGTTAATTAATGAAATAGGAGGATGTTTATATGGAATTTGCAGATTGTGTTAAATTCGCCAATGAAAACCCTGTTGCCTGGTTGGCCACTAATGAGGGCGACCAACCCCGTGTGAGGGGCATGGGGATGTGGTATGCAGATGAAACCGGTTTTTATTTCCAGACTGCTACCATGAAAGAAATGGTGGGACAGCTTGAAAAAAATGGTAAGGTGGAATTCGCATTCTACCACCCTGACGAAGCAGTTGGGACCATGCTGAGAGTGGCTGGTGAAATTGAATTTTTGGATGATGTGGAAGTTAAAAAGAAGGTTTTGGCTGATCGACCATTTTTAGCAGAGTTTGGTCTCACTGCTGAAGGTCCGGAACTAGTTGTATTCAAGATCTCCAAGGGCGTAGCTCATTTCTGGGACTGGGAAAGTAACATTAAACCAAAAGAGATTATTAAATTTGGGGATTAAGCATTATAATCTTTTTTTTAATTTTTTCTTTTGAAAATGGATGAATTAGTTATTTGAATTTCAAAAAAAATATGAGACGAGCTCAAATTTAAAAAAGAATTTTAAAAATAGTATTATTTTAAAAAATAGTAATTAATCAATTTTAACTGCCCTTATCTTATCCCGTTCTTCAGGAGGAACTGGTAACTCAACTGTTGCTGTCCCGTAACAGGGTTTAGTGTAAGGGAGCATTATGGTGCCTTTTTCATCGTTGATACCAATGGGTACTGGGGGTATCCCTATAATACGGGCTCCCACTATTTTTTCCCCGGGGTTAACATGGACTACTTCCGGGGCATTCTTTTCTATGAAACGAGCACAGTCTTTGAACCCGGATCGTGTCATGTGTATCTCGTAGTCTTCTGATTCACGAAGATAAGTGTCAAGGCAAAACATTTAGGAATCCTCCGGTTTATCAAGTTCATTTTTCATAGATTCAACCTTTCTATCCGATTCACCCTTCTTTTTAGGAGTTTCCATCTCTTGGGATTCATCAGGGTTTTCCAGTTTTAACAGTGCCCGATCTAAACGTACTCTGAGGGGTGTGGGGTTGTGGTATGCTCTTGCAGAGGCAATATCTGCCTGTGTGTTCTCCCTGACTGTGTTTTCAAAGGAATCCAGTTTTTCCTGATCACGGTGGAATACCAGTGCCAGGCTCGGGGTATTGAGGATGTGGTAAAATGTTACAAAGTAGCTAACTGCAGCATCTTTAGCCACAAATCCTAAAAGAAAATCATAATCTCCCTCATTTAATCCATCCAGACATGATTCTATGTCTATCTTGTTCTGTATGTAATATTCCTCAGGATCAGACACTTCCACCAGTTTTTTGGCGGATGGTGTGCTGACCACGGTGACCTGGTATCCCATTCCAGTTAATTTATGAGCTGCATAAACTGTCAAAGGAGTTTGTGAAGGTGATTCAGGACATCCTAATAATATAATTGCTTTTTTCATATGTATTCCTCAAATTTTCTTGTTATTCTCCCTAATTTTTCTTAATCAGCACCACGTGTCCCACCACCAGGGCACTCAAGAGCAGGAAGGTTAAAAGAGCAGTTCCATTAATGGAACGGTTCATTAAAAAGAGTCCAAGGGTTCCCTGGGCAATGAAAGCAGTTAAAGATCCTATCAGCAGGGCTTCTCTTCCCAAACAACTTTTATCCCCATTTTCCCGACGCTTGCGGTAGGTACGGAGTATTCTAAATCCAGTGTACATCACGAAAACAAACCATCCCAGTAAAAATACAAGGAACAGATAACCAAAGTCGAAAGCCATCCCAAATATACCCGGGAGCATATAATCGATAACGTCTTTTTTGGTTACCAGTATTCCATAAAATACCGGGAATGGTAATCCAAATAATGTGATCAATGCCACTGGGAGTGATATGTACCCGTCGGATCCCCCTAAACAGGCATCACCCCAATAACAGGACCCTAACTGGTGTCCCAGGAGAGTGGTGTTTTTAATCACCATTTGAACACTGGCTGTGGCGTAGTTTTCTATCCTAGAAAGTCGCAGTAGTGGGCTGAGCACACTCATGTCCAGCAACCGGGAGAGTAGTTCCAGGGATCCGAAAGCAGCCAGAGCCGCCACTACAATTAGGATTATCCTCCGGACTGTGAACACTGATTTCTGGCGGAAAGATTTGGAAATTATGAAGAATCCTATGAAAAGTCCGAATAACCATAGTAAAAGGAAAGACCGGTGCATTAACCCTCCAACTATGGTTATGAAGAGTATAATTCCACCCATGTATATTTGAAGACTTCTGGTGTTTATACCTGACTTTTTCATCATGGGAATTGCAGCCATAATGGTTACCACTGCCAGTAAAGCCAGTGGCCCATAGGGATGTGTAAATTCTGAATGGGCAAATCCAGGTATGAATAAAAACAAGGCGTCTACTCCAAACATTAGGGCAAATCCTGCCGCTACGATCATGGCCACCAGGAGAATCAGGTTCAACCCCATTGGTGCCAGGTTCAAGATGAAGAAAACCGCCAGTTGAAGTATAACTGCGATTTCGATGATGTACTGTAGGTGAGTATGAGCAATTAAAGCCATATTATATAATTCCTCCAATTTAAGACTTTATTTACTAAAAGGATATTTTATATTCTTTAAAAATTCATAAAAAATCATTAGGAGCATAAATGTATTGGTTATACCTTGAGTTTTGAATTAAGTTTAATAGATAAATCTGAATATGTTCCATGTGAATTTCCATGTGAATTATTTGATATTCAACAAATTAATGATTTTTAATTTCTTAAATTGTAGTTAATTTATAAATTAATTTATAATTTCATTATAATTTCATAATTTTTTATTTTATAATTCGTATTTTTTATATAGTTTATAAGCATGTATTTAAAAGCTTTTGTGAAGAATTATATGTTTCTGGAAAATACGCATTTTTCTTCTCAAGGATCGTAAATTGCTTCAAAAACATAAATATCCCCAATTAATATGTTTCAATCATTTTTACCATTTTAGACTCCGATTCTGGGTAGAATTTTCCGAAGGTACTTGAATTAGAGCGTTTCATGTTAGACCGTTATCATACAAATTTTAATCGTTTATGGTATTCTTTGGTATTCTTATCGTTTATGGGTAATTCACCTTATTCCAATTCACAGTAATACTTTTCAGGGCGAAAACCAGCATTAAGTTTAAATACCGGAAAAGATAAGTGTAGTAGAGGGCTGGTAGCTCAGGTTGGTAGAGCGTCGCCTTGGCATGGCGGAGGCCCCGGGTTCAAATCCCGGCCAGTCCATTTATTAAAGTCTGTTTTTTATTTTGAAATAATTTAAAGTTGAATATTCAGTCGAATGTTTAACCTGATTTGTTTGTAGAACTAGTTTCAAGTACTAATCCAATCTATAACAATTCAATTCATTCACTATCAATT
Proteins encoded in this window:
- a CDS encoding pyridoxamine 5'-phosphate oxidase family protein codes for the protein MEFADCVKFANENPVAWLATNEGDQPRVRGMGMWYADETGFYFQTATMKEMVGQLEKNGKVEFAFYHPDEAVGTMLRVAGEIEFLDDVEVKKKVLADRPFLAEFGLTAEGPELVVFKISKGVAHFWDWESNIKPKEIIKFGD
- a CDS encoding DUF1890 domain-containing protein; protein product: MKKAIILLGCPESPSQTPLTVYAAHKLTGMGYQVTVVSTPSAKKLVEVSDPEEYYIQNKIDIESCLDGLNEGDYDFLLGFVAKDAAVSYFVTFYHILNTPSLALVFHRDQEKLDSFENTVRENTQADIASARAYHNPTPLRVRLDRALLKLENPDESQEMETPKKKGESDRKVESMKNELDKPEDS
- a CDS encoding DUF1894 domain-containing protein; the protein is MFCLDTYLRESEDYEIHMTRSGFKDCARFIEKNAPEVVHVNPGEKIVGARIIGIPPVPIGINDEKGTIMLPYTKPCYGTATVELPVPPEERDKIRAVKID
- the mch gene encoding methenyltetrahydromethanopterin cyclohydrolase, which encodes MVSVNLEAKKTVDLMIENAEDLNIAVHKLENGSTVIDAGVNVTGSFKAGELYTKVCLGGLAEVGISIPGDLSEGLALPSVKIKTHQPAISTLGSQKAGWSVSVGDFFALGSGPARALALKPEETYEEIGYMDDADLAIITLESDKLPGADVLDYVAKECKVAPENVYALVAPTSSLVGSIQIAGRVVENGTYKMLEALHFDVNKVKHAAGIAPIAPVDPDGLKAMGKTNDAVLFGGRTYYYIESETKDDLKSLAENLPSSAADGYGKPFYDVFKEANFDFFKIDKGMFAPAEVVINDLTTGELFRAGYVNVELLKKSFGL
- a CDS encoding methionine synthase; protein product: MLTTVVGSYPAPPKEPSSLSSRISSFLGSYDPYHAAVEFAVTEQVKAGVNLISTGQVRGDMVEIFARDITGMAWEEGTSKIKGKILPINHSIGAEDIKIALKTARGISEEFKAFKPVFIADRFNEDVRGVKGIITGPTTLVLSSRMEGFYTLEKRDKAILDMAHALNREAKYLEKAGAAMIQFDEPFLSTGMVNIKTAYQAIKIAQKGLKVPLSMHVCGDVSQVLGELLKFPVDIIDCEFAGIEKNLKILQNTDLKGKKIGFGCVDTKTELVESPEEIRTLLEKGVEIIGAENMIVDPDCGMRMLPEEAAYQKLKNMTEAAGWLS
- a CDS encoding thymidylate synthase yields the protein MAILIKTSTIKNGWETLVKRVMQKGSEIKDERGSLTLELRNTVVTMNRPLELEIPKGYFWSGEKLEIYAEQFLSDDKQGFVYTYGNRLRKHFEGIDQIGEAIRRLKNCKESRRAISVTWDPPTDTQSEEVPCMILVDFKIREGKLHTTGLWRSHDIYGAWFPNAVGLTHLSRYVAGEVGVEVGSLTIHSISAHIYQVNFEEALRV
- a CDS encoding carboxymuconolactone decarboxylase family protein, with amino-acid sequence MKEDVFYGKGMAHVKKDYPDIFKAVVELNNAAYTGKVLDYRTQKLIALGITAAASDDRAMKKQMMSAMKEFDITRDEIVDVLRVVLLTSGNPPFTKAMKILYDITE
- the ribC gene encoding riboflavin synthase is translated as MKIGICDTTFARYDMASAAINEIKQHVANNQIIRRTVPGVKDLPVACKKLIEEEGCEVVMALGMPGPEVMDKTCAHEASTGLIQAQLMTNTHILEVFVHEDEGVDEKDLKFLADNRAREHAQNLVKMFFKKGALEKEAGMGMREGHPDKGPL
- a CDS encoding ArsR family transcriptional regulator, with product MDKKIDSDLSREFLLDSIEEIMPILKAIGNPNRFKILILLLNGPSNFQMLLDETNLKKSALANHLSTLIKSGLLEKIQHGTYCLSEDGKKYIKTIGNTFKTSQMIGEQRKISEQRKNLSLTFLERKKRKN
- a CDS encoding ABC transporter permease; protein product: MSFLGLIVKNPFRNKTRTALAVVGIAIGIATIVALGIITDGLKSSTEETLKAGGADFTVVETNVSDMFLSEIDESYVNKIKEVEGVNDAVGILTAIQPVGDNPYFVIIGIDPTKLAMSGIKITNGTEFSSPDAKEVLIGKVGAQKLNKTVGDTITLGKEDYKVVGVFETGDLQQDGGTYMSLKNVQAIEEKEGKVTMIYVKIKNNANVDEITQSIEDKYGKDINTIASLEDLQSVDQGLNTIDTASWAISLLAIVIGGIGVINTMIMSVYERTREIGVLKAVGWKNRRILSMILGESIVLTLAAGVVGIFMGLVAIQVLMALGMSGFIQPVYSPDVFIRGLLVALIVGLIGGFYPAYRASRLPPTEALRYE
- a CDS encoding ABC transporter ATP-binding protein; translation: MNDENIVEIKNLKKGFDKGKITALNGIDLTIKKGEFVSIIGPSGSGKSTLLNMIGALDRPDEGTIKVAGYDLKGKKDLSEFRSREIGFIFQLHNLIPNLSVVENVEIPMFESGLSGKKMREKALILLDYMNLSDKVKRKPTELSGGERQRVAIARSLANNPSIILADEPTGSLDSKNGEMILKRLKDLHDKEEVTLIMVTHDLKVANLAERTIEVLDGKIKI